aatattttaaatgataaaagtaAGAATATTATACTTGTATGTGAACTTAAACCATAAGAACGAATCTATGAAAATCATTAATGAGtggaattaaatttaaattcttgaCAAGCTAACAACCTTCTCCACTTGAAAAGCTTGAAGATGAGCCCACTTTCATGGATCCTTGAACTTGCCCACTCCAACTTTACCTACGGTGTGACCCTCAgtctaatttaattatattgggACCTCAATTATCTACTTGTTCATGCATACTTCTTTCTGCACACAAACCAAAAAGGCCAAGTCAATAGGGAGTCAAACTTGAAAAGATTTTAAGTGgaaaaagataaacaatattgaattaatacccTAACTCCTTATctagtataataattatgaaactgacaattaaattcaatttttttttttaatctgcgTAATTGGTTTAACTTTGTAGTAGTAATTTGAACCGTGAAAATGGTAACACCTAAACAATAAGAGAGCATGTGTTCAAAATTCATTAAagatatacaaaattaaatttataagtaaGATTGGTGATAGTACATTTTTCCTGTGTAGTGTGATCTCTTCAAGCTTGATGGGATTATCTAAGTAAAAGTTTCTCCTTAGAACAGATATTGAttggttcaaattttttttatcattttttaagagATATTGGAGAACCCACTTTGCCCATTCTCTTGTTGGTCCATTGAAGCTCCCATTTTCAAGGATGCATTGCATCTAtcctaaacttttaaatttatttctgttaaaagaagttaaaattttgttcctAATAATTTGTCATCTCCAATCATTCAATTCATGAATTGGCAAAATCCATGAGATTTCATGTATCTATCTATAAGCTTTGTGGGTGCAATAATTGAGGGACAAGAAGAGCTCACTTTGCAAATTTTGTTGCCTTTCAAGCCTCTATTAGTTATTAGTCTTGGAGACAATTGGGATTCTTCCACAACTGGCCAcaaattatttgatttcttattGGTCCTACACAATTTATAGCTTCTGATAAAACCATAGAAAGTTGGTGTATTTACATTTAATAATCTTTGATAATTGGCAAATAAATAGGAAGAGTATTGATACATAACATTAAATATAGGAACACAACCAAGAAATTGCATTTGAGGGTCAAAGAATAATGTTTTAcaaattttgttcaaaaaatTGCCTTTAAATAGAACAAAGTATGAATTTTGGTCAACAAGAGTGACaaagtatataaaaaagatatattttggCGAATGAGTTGATATATGTTGTAAAATCAAACTCCTTCTTTGTCAAACTCAAGAAAGTTGTACTAAAAATGTGATTACAAACATGAATTATATGCAACAATTAGCCATGTAATTTATTCGTTGAACAACTTAGAATTTAGATAGAAATTCTTTCATATAGAAGATGCGGGAAGAATGGGACTGGCAACCGTGCCCATAATCTTTCCCATGTGCCAAATATATATCCTACAATCTCAgagtttcattttattttgaataaaattaagtgTATAGACAAATTCTATTAAGTTGTTCATACAAACTGAAATAACAATAtgtgattgtttactttttctctcattttaaaatcatttaaatcaaTATTGACACATCagattgtataaataagttaataaaatttgtttataaatgtaatattattctttcatCTCTATCTTGTACTTTGAAGGGATAAAAATCACTTCTCAAATCATGTAATTATCTACTTTCCATTGTAAATGAACTAGGATGAAAGTCAGATTCATTATCgtatagtaaaataatatgtcTATTACGTaattacatgtaattttatttttcatcctaTAAATTGAGGATAGTAGAGAGGCTTAGGAtgataaatgacaattttgacatacatattattattttgcaaaCTTTacatgaaatatttataattaacgTAGATTCCAAAGTTGTGAATCGAATTAATTATCTAGACAATTTGATGTACCTCCCGTTGGTCCGATTTCTAGCATCgctatatattataaatagtatAACATAATTTCagtaatattaaataacaatgcAAGATTGAATGTAGAGTATGAACAGTTTTCTCTTTGGCTGTTTGTATGGTGTTGTAATGTGGAAACAAAGACATGGttcaaataattgaaatatacaCCTGAATGCCAGTGAAATATGTTTAGTCAGTGACTGTGAAAGCATCAGTGCCGACATAAAATTGCCTAATTATAGTCCCCGTAATGTCACAATCATCATTTTTTGCCCTTTTGCTATCACTTCAACCTTCTCATAATTACAGTCCCAGTCAAGTTGAGGGGAAAACAAGAAGTTAACTTACTATTGTTACTGAATGGTAAGTTCATGGATATGTTGATTCGAATATAAGAATAGATATTTTCGatgaaaatttgagagtttTAATATCGAAATAGGTATTTCAATGAGGTGAATAAGTGTTACCgacattataataaattaaaataaggtcATTGTACCATTTGTTTATTAGTTATTCTAAAAATTCTTCGATCATTTCATAGATTATAAATTGGGTGTCTAGAGTTCTATAATTTTTGCACATAATATTAGTAAATGTTTTGTCTTACCTTTCTCTTGCCTTAATTATGACTTGTTTGCTCTCATAAAAATGTGAGTATATTACTcatgtaattttatctctttcccAGCATTTTAGATCgagcaatattatgtttatctaattttagatACTTAGTTAAGAACTtgaataatgtatcattatattgttgggttttcctttatttttaacttaatattacTCCATCTCacaaaatgacatattatttatatattcaattaaatacttaaaattaaatattaatgatttaatgGTTCATATAATTGGTTAGTTGCTatggatattatttttattatgtgatatGTAAATCCAAATAGATTGTAAACCataggaataaaaaatatacagaTGATAGATCAAGAAGGCAtaagcttttctttttctttttctttttctttttctttttccatctCTTTTAACCATTAGGGTCATTTGATtctagttaataaaaattattttagtaatttaatttttattacttatattactttgtttaatttatcgataataaaatattaaaataattttttattatcaatagtgatgtaGATGTGACAAGTAATGTAAGCGGTATTCTGATTATTATGttcatcttaaatattaaaatattaccgtaataattttaattttattataattatattattttttatttattctttaggACAAAAagaatctcatttttaattgatataacaaataatataaaaaatacaataaaattatgcgtgcacaatttagatacatagatgatgtttattatgtgatttgatgattttaacttaaaaataaagtaacacctaatcatatgatgacacataatttatgtatccaaattgtgtaaaaaaaaatgtatgcataatattgcttaaaaaatcttttaaaataattatatccaatgatatttcagtaaaataatttactaatattcttttattacttctaattaaacataataattatttatatctatcaaattttattaaatatattaatcatttatacccaagaattttctaaataatttatttttaaagtaattttttaattttgataataaaatattattcaaatcaaacactcCCTTAATATTACTGAGTGAATTCCATTTACAAACTATACAAAAAGTCCAGAAGGACTAACTTTGCAAAACAAGAAGTAGgaacaaattcttgaatttagtaaaaaatttagGCAATATTAGAGCATGTTCATGTGTTGTATGGCACAGAATAATTAAAGTGAAAATCAGAATGGCCTTCTTATTTGGCAGCAACCAGTTCCTCCATATCCTTCTCTCATCAATCTTTCCAACTCATTTTTTGCTTCATTTGCCTTTGCCCTCTGTAAAATTTCCAACATTCATCAGTGAAATACTGAAATATCTAAGAGTCTTTTGAAGTTTGTGATTTCCATTACCTGCACTTTTTCAATGGCGTCTGTCTCTGAATTGAAGTCATAAAATCTGCTTGCTGCAGAAAGCTTCATGGAAAGAAACTGAATACAAAACAACAGAAAATTTTCCGTTCATTAGCCTGATTTTCTCAAatagaaaatgttaattaataaagttCTCCCCAAAGGTTAAAATCCCttcaacaatattttaaaatcaaacttttaacttcgactcaaataagatttctttgctatttgaaaaaaaagaaaaaaaaattcttcgattAAGTAAACTCACCTCAACTTGATTCTGTAAGGACtgaacataattaattatctcaTCCAACATTACTGCCATGCCCATTGTCTGCAAATTTTCAATGAGTTTgagaatattaatataaaaattaagaaaaaacaatgtaaattatataaattccttgaagaaaaattgttattataccTTGTAGCATCCTGGAACAATATCCTGTAAGCATCTTAGTCTCTCATTGATTTTCCCTCTTCTAAcctgaataaaagaaaatatgaactAATAAATTCTCCATCATTCTTTTCAAAGTAGTTTGTTAGAAAATTTCTGGAATGTGGGCAaatattgatttgttttaatttaataaaaccccCATAAATGTATAGACCAATGAATTATGTTTTGGGAGATCAATTTCGTAGAATACTTGTATCTTTCATAAATGAAATCTGAGTTATATAACGATACAAATATAAGTTATTGAGTTTATTACACATGTAATAGGAGACCTAATAGGTCTCTTTTCTCAATGTACGtgtgataaatatttattaaaatattgttattttgagagtatatgaaaaggaaaacaattttttgtAGATCGACAATCAATCTCGCTCGAAATGAATTCAGCATCAATTAAACAGTTTTCAATCCTATctgaaaaagttttaaaattgggtaaacaattttaccctttCTGCTAAACTGTGGTTATCAGTGGCTTGTCCTCTTCTGGCTCTCACATGAACTACTTCCTTCAGTTTCTCGTCTGCCTTCTCATTGTATTGGGTTCTCTTTCTTCTGTCCGAAGACTGAAAAAACAACACAAAAGACCCCATGATGAAACCAATTTCCACAGACGATAATGATATAAGAAATGATAATCAATCAATTAACAGGGTTAGATGTTTACATTTTTCCTCTTAATCCCACTTCCAGAAACTGCAGGAGAAGAGTTTTCTGATATATCCATagcttttctcttcttcctctcatGAAAATCATTTTCAGATGTGACTGTAGACTGAGCAACTCTGGGCATAAAATTCTGATTGGTTTGAGACACAAAGCCTGGGAAAGTTTCGGCCGAACAGCCGGGGAAGTCGAGTAGTAGTGTTTGATGATAGAAGAAGTTGTCATCGAAGAAAGGCGTGGAGTTTTGACAATTCCAGTTTGAGGGATCAAAGAGGTTGAACTGGTTTATTTGTTCCATGTTTGGATCAAAATCAGTGAAAAAATTTGAGGGTCTGGAGCTCTGAAAATCTTGTGTGAAATCAGCCATGAGAGATGTTGTGGAAACTTGATGAGGAGCCAATATGGTGTTTGTATAATGAGGCTGAGAGTAATGTATTTATAGCGTGGGAGCACATGGAGTCCAAGCGAGCTTAGTGATTGTTGTTTAATTTGGACAAGCTCAAGTTCAAGTTATGAAGCCCTAACTGAAGTTCAAGTCAAGCCAATCTAATTTCGTGGACTCGTCAATAGATACatctttttcaacaatttttcattGACAATGATGGTAGATTCATATTTTGAGGcttcttctttaacaatttttatcattcttcatATCGAAAGACCCTTACACTTTCTTTTTTACACCTTTTTGGTAGCACGTCCAATAGCTCATCCTTATTTTGAGCAAGCTTGAGTTGAATACTTTAAATTTAACCTTAATTCAAGTTAGGTATTGTTCATGCTTAGTTCAGTTTTAAATACACCCATTTattgtatttcatatttatcccaaaaaaatatatatataactattatGTTTTGACTTTGGAAAACAaaatactaaatataataaatagcaCCAACGAATTTAGAcattttgagaaaaagaaattataaacaaaatttaagaaaaaaaagtagaagGATTTTGATTTTAAGGGAACAACTTGGCAATTTGAGTTTCCTTTGTTGTGTTCCCTGAACAGGTCCAATCTTCAGTACATATATCCAAAATCAAAGTGGTTCCAATCTGACTCTGAGTTGAAGTTTTATGAAaggggtttgatttttttttttcttaaactaaTATCCTTATTTGAGTTAGACTATttacataaatagataaaatttcgAATGTAATATCAGGATATATAGTTATAACATaagataaattaagagtttaatcttaatatattgctaataaatttcaaatctatATTCTACTGTTTAAACTCCCTCACTTTTCCCACTCAAGCCACTCTTTAAAGGTTATCCGATTTCATTTTTTACGAGAGGAGGAAGAAATTCTTTTTTTGAACATTATTCTAACTTTTCTTGGTGGCTTATTGAGAGCCTGATGGCAGCACAGGAACAAGAAAACGACATAAACTTTTAGAACAAGAATTGCTTTGCTTAGCCAGTAAACTATTCATTTTTTCAATCGAAATGGAGGTCGAGTTCATGCAAAATTTCTGTATCCTAAAATGGGTCTCGGCCCCAGACAGATACGTTTACCTTTTTCAACATCTTTCTTATCTCTGTGTATATTTCGGAAACTGATTTTGGGACCCGAAAGTAATAAATCAATGCAACCAAGTGGTTTAAGTGATAAAGGTGAGATAAAAGAACATGAGTTCAAAATTCACTAACTATATACCAAGATTCAATTCTTGATGTATCTAGTAGAGTTATTTGTGGGACAATCACTAGATCCAGAATTGAcactcaaaaaatatattaaaaatataattttttttatcacgtattatattgtgtattgtatcgtatgatataactttttaaaataaaaataataaaaaatttgaactattaTGTCATcttcttaaaaatattacaaatacacCCCTATCGTATCATTATTTCTCTAAATAAgtatatcgataatatatattgtattatataatacatatccTATCGTGCGTAAATCCactatattgataattttcaatataccttataatatttattattttttacttatatcatatcatacatCGTTAGATACACATACATATGGAGCACCACAGATATTAAATGCTAGCACTGTTACTGTTAGGATTGCAGCTATTTAGAGTATTTGGGCGGAAAATGAGCTTTTCGAAGTATGTGTAGATTGGATAGGATTCATacttttctaataaaattgatgataaatACTGTACAAGCTCTTgtatgattatatatttcaCATGATTTGTCTTCCCAGCCAAGAGTGAGGTGTATTTGTACTCATCGATGGAGCCAGCTAGGGTCGACTTTGGGCGAAGTACTTAATTTGGAAAAGATTTCTGGTGTTGCTTAATactttggaaaatattttaaagaattttaatattgaacattaaataaatatttataacaaaacaatttactatttgtattttttaaatttatttttaacctaacaaattctttgattttaaaatggatttaagtttatttcgcatcaagagaaaaaaaatatgtggTTTGTATTAAGTGTCTTATAAATTtgatgttgaagaagaagaaaaagatgaatagAAGGGTGACTCAAGAAACCTGTGAGTAGTgctagattcgagccgagtcaagctcaagctcggttAGGTTTACATAtaattgaacttgaattcaagCTCATGAAAGTCAAGCACGAACTCGgtttaaattcgattcaactcatttttcgttattaaaacgacgtcgttttaatatatattcgtcaaaacaacgttattttgtattaaaatttttaattaaaaattttaacgaaTAGCTCAAGCTCAACTAAGCTTGTATAGGGCTGGTTTGTTCAAGTCGAACTTGAGTGGGCTTGATTTGAGTCCACCCCATCCCGTGAGTGTAAACCTAAAATTggtataaattcaaaaatttaagacccacatttgtttttaaatagtTATCCGTAAATTTTATGGGTGACCTATCTATTTTGctggatattaattaaaatcgataaaaatttTTCCGCGTAAACGTTTTTAGACAAAggtacagtagttttacttttataagcaaaattttttataactccaaaaatgCCCTTTGACttattacattattttcaaCCATTCCGTGTGTGGAATGTCAAGGGTCGTACAGAGTGTGTGAGTGCGTGGATGCGTACAGGGTGCGTGGGTGCGCGCAGAGTGCCCACAGGATGCATGGGTGCATGGGGAGTGCATACAAGGTGTGTGGCTGCATGAGTGCGTGCAAAGTGTGtgagtgcgtgcggagtgcgtgAATGTGTGCAAGGTGCATACgcaccctcatatatatatatatatatatatatatatatatatatatatatatatatatatatatatatatatatatatatatatataaaataatataatatttaaaaaatataataatataatatatattaaaaaattattattatttatatatattatattaaatattataatatatatgtttattaaatattatattatttaatatatatatatatatatattaaataatataatatttatatatatatgagggcaCGTATACACCCTGCACACACTCACACACTCCGCACGTACTCACGCACCATGTACAACCCTTGACATCCCATACACGTAATAgttgaaaataacataataaaccaaagggtatttttggagttacaaaaaaaatttgcttataaaagtaaaactactgtacaTTTATCTAAAAACGTTTAcgcaaaaaaaaatttgtcgattttaattaatatcccctatTTTGCTAAGtgaataaatgattaaaaaattagttttataaaatcgATGGGAATAATCCCATGAATATATGGCCTATAATATTTCTAAAgttgaaaaaagaattaacaatttattattcgaatatttctatatataatgTGATGAAATAGATCCTAATCCTTTGGCTTAGAGGTGCAAATGCAGTATTGTTCCCTTATTGAATGGgaaatttaatataaagattGGTAGGTCACTTTGAAAACAAAttgattgaaataaatttctaaatttcacaaataaatatatgactcttaggaaaaaaattataaatagttCAATATAAATTTCTAGGAGTGAAAATTCCATTTAAGGGGACAAAGTGAATGTTTAACCAATGAGAGGGACCAAAGTGAAATCTAAAAAGTTATTAACGGAGCATTTAAGCTTTGAAAGATTGTAAAAGCCCAAATTCATATTGGGCCTAAAATTAGTCCGTCGACAGCTAAATTGGGTTGTAATGACTTCTCGCTTCTACAAGTCGTCAAAATGGATtggactaaaaaaaaaaaatcagtcgaGATTAACAATTTGAAACTCCAActtaaattgattattataaattcaaagcCAACCCATGTATATAAgggtatatttaatttgattcaagccATAATAATTGAATCGTAtaccaaaaatttaatttttgtattgtaaatcaaatattgtattatatgatatgacttttaataaataaaaaattttaatttacacgtaatcattttagaaaacatcacaaacatttttgaaaatttaaaatttttcatatatatctctactatatcatcattttctctaaaaagtatatcgattcttatcaataatatgtattgtatcagATGATATATCCactgtattatattaatttgatatatctcatAATACGTATTATTTCGTACTTATATCATATCTTATTGTATGATACGTATTgtgtatcataaaatactaataattatagttcaaatcataaaatcagattgaatcatttaaaaattacagtttaacttagtttataaaatagtttgatttggatTTATAACTCGTACAGGTCATTGTAGATTTAGCAATTTCACTCAGGATTTACTGTTTCATCCATAGAGGAGGTTGCCTGTAAATCGACTCAATTCAGTGACCGATGTGATATAATATTCTTTGGATGTAGATTTAGTAATTTGAAATGGTTTTTGCATGTAGCCGATAATCACGCCTCATCCTCTTCATATTTGTTATTCATCTCCCCTGGAAGATGGTccttttttccttaaaaaaaaggaaaacaaactgGTACTGATATGTCGAGCACTCAGTTTCTGAAATTTATTTTGTCTCTATCATTTGCTTGTCTTGTCATGGTTGTTAATTTTTGGAATAATATTTCGTAGCAATCTATGGAAGTTTATGTTGTACAACTAGCTGGATAAGTGACAGCCAAAGACCCTTTACGATAGGGCATGGTTTGAGTAGCCCGGGTGCCCaggaataaatttaaattgattagcTCGAAaccatattttattgttttgaattgAGCTAtgataatca
This sequence is a window from Mangifera indica cultivar Alphonso chromosome 20, CATAS_Mindica_2.1, whole genome shotgun sequence. Protein-coding genes within it:
- the LOC123204913 gene encoding transcription factor BEE 3-like → MADFTQDFQSSRPSNFFTDFDPNMEQINQFNLFDPSNWNCQNSTPFFDDNFFYHQTLLLDFPGCSAETFPGFVSQTNQNFMPRVAQSTVTSENDFHERKKRKAMDISENSSPAVSGSGIKRKNSSDRRKRTQYNEKADEKLKEVVHVRARRGQATDNHSLAERVRRGKINERLRCLQDIVPGCYKTMGMAVMLDEIINYVQSLQNQVEFLSMKLSAASRFYDFNSETDAIEKVQRAKANEAKNELERLMREGYGGTGCCQIRRPF